One Diospyros lotus cultivar Yz01 chromosome 1, ASM1463336v1, whole genome shotgun sequence genomic window carries:
- the LOC127812802 gene encoding uncharacterized protein LOC127812802, which yields MEDFYLESFGHGNYESEVPGQQSPTPFGNDPNFSLKRQKPVFSVTQDEFPSMREMSSEFVNAEDLMNGGWDVEANETSLDMNQNDMMMVNLETLENSFPLPITLPSQTSMNEVWVDIQRNQYSANNANINNITYSSQGVNVLGQVKFEDYLVKEGIIQAEDLDALGKEEKHCLNGCKNCPRIETSFDLATIRGDLMLGVKFPHPNSVISIPFYYLLPPRSEIYIPTRAPMFQATPPRGSFLGNFSNIIGRGNQIHLNGLGQSLKTSAVNGVLAHAAERRKHRMIKIRQSAARSRARKQVPFFSIVIILICIVI from the coding sequence ATGGAGGATTTTTATCTTGAAAGTTTTGGTCATGGAAATTACGAATCAGAGGTCCCAGGACAACAATCTCCAACACCGTTCGGTAATGacccaaatttttcattaaaaagacAAAAGCCTGTCTTTTCAGTTACCCAAGATGAATTCCCAAGTATGAGAGAAATGAGTTCTGAATTCGTAAATGCGGAAGACCTCATGAATGGTGGGTGGGATGTTGAAGCAAATGAAACCTCATTAGACATGAACCAAAATGATATGATGATGGTCAACCTCGAAACTCTAGAGAACTCATTTCCTCTCCCTATTACTCTGCCTTCCCAAACGTCTATGAATGAGGTTTGGGTAGATATCCAGAGGAATCAATATTCAGCAAACAACGCCAACATCAATAACATTACCTATTCCTCTCAAGGAGTTAATGTACTTGGGCAAGTGAAGTTTGAAGATTACCTAGTAAAAGAAGGTATAATTCAAGCTGAAGATTTGGATGCTctaggaaaggaagaaaaacatTGCCTAAATGGCTGTAAGAATTGTCCTCGCATTGAAACAAGTTTCGATCTAGCTACTATTCGAGGAGACCTGATGTTGGGTGTTAAATTTCCGCATCCAAATAGTGTAATTAGTATCCCTTTTTATTATCTGCTCCCTCCAAGAAGTGAAATTTACATTCCAACCAGAGCTCCTATGTTCCAAGCAACTCCACCTAGAGGCAGCTTCCTGGGAAATTTCTCTAACATTATTGGAAGAGGAAACCAAATTCATCTTAATGGGCTGGGGCAGTCTCTTAAAACGAGCGCAGTGAATGGTGTTTTGGCACATGCAGCAGAGCGAAGAAAACACAGGATGATTAAAATTAGACAGTCTGCAGCAAGATCTCGAGCAAGGAAACAggttcctttcttctccatagTTATCATTCTTATTTGCATTGTTATttga
- the LOC127813700 gene encoding uncharacterized protein LOC127813700 yields MTHDGTSGEPVFVTSEQVVKGEIHTQKKKVRGKNQNKKVAGLKSGEKLPVIFYNNRAVGDNHQLWSRHLGRIVRDRTICPIQVKAWKEIGENEKNHMWEAVKDKFDNPDIELYRDHTLEHMNVLWSNWRSSLNTMYVKPCTTVAEALKNKPQSMDKEDWEWLLTKYFLTEDFQV; encoded by the exons ATGACTCATGATGGTACATCAGGTGAACCAGTGTTTGTTACCTCAGAACAAGTTGTTAAGG GTGAAATTCATACTCAAAAAAAGAAAGTTCGAGGAAAAAATCAGAACAAGAAAGTAGCTGGGCTCAAAAGTGGAGAAAAGCTTCCAGTTATATTCTACAATAATCGAGCAGTGGGAGACAATCATCAACTATGGTCAAGGCACTTGGGAAGAATTGTGCGTGATCGAACCATTTGTCCTATACAAGTAAAAGCTTGGAAAGAAATaggggaaaatgaaaaaaatcacaTGTGGGAAGCAGTTAAG gataaatttgataatcCCGACATAGAGTTGTATCGTGACCACACCTTGGAACATATGAATGTTTTGTGGTCGAATTGGAGATCAAGTTTGAATACTATGTATGTTAAACCTTGCACAACTGTTGCTGAGGCTTTGAAAAATAAGCCACAAAGTATGGATAAGGAGGATTGGGAATGGCTTCTGACTAAGTATTTTTTAACTGAAGATTTTCAGGTatga